The following are from one region of the Andrena cerasifolii isolate SP2316 chromosome 1, iyAndCera1_principal, whole genome shotgun sequence genome:
- the Ebo gene encoding exportin ellipsoid body open isoform X2: MYLHLETTNERKRTIEQSFQEFAGQINSWRPCLHFLSSTNNHYVSMFALSTLETTIGRRWPILPWEDRALTRSTLYTLSLERGVAPFVRNKVVKLVVDIARHDWPHFYPDFYSNILQLLSHKHTRLLGLIYLRTASEELATPREDLPMQRKNELFRFLSAQVPLTLDTLALLLKETTKLQSRSGTVTPPPSPTSGQTVAPARAILDVEGLATGTSDVCIATLDVLAHLFSWIELSEDISSNLLDAIFTCARYHDAMNGKQIEVAVQAVTTINELLYRPLCSPDVTDRLLVEIFQNGITLFQFMERLDSIDESYMEKLTEFLQLFITNHLKRVESCPKFPVNTLLEVLCHHTFQQCSTVNGYLRCLDVWTTLLESSQSRYSPVALALAERVLQKMSFKLNPRMLKDLDTESLDENEETEWQHFLRCNIECLAKVADISPIPVFTLLYRSWREGLIIFGELGAAISNNQVVLLNDSEASNVHAHLRDLASTTQALARLYALFLGDEHSIDQSLAEEVVSQTLDACKFAKTNQLFKASLQPPAIVIDLIEVHSQLLASLQAWCHWIANRSEKIKESLCQRCIDSCILALDCTTFCDNPPPASLTHSATHLFQSITAILKPILWDEPTFRSLISMVTYPFLKPDTIKVLRRALANAIVLPHGDGIIRERLLGTMVSTLSTPLGSEGQPAPSESTISMTVVPLTQLLEDCSSSSTTIKKMLHSCLGTTINRTLELLPYMIRCQSICEILLSFLHSVFSVLQQQLGPEFTQNAVQGILHIYTRENISAGPALDQLLEILILVVSAPSSAFKAFVPSVTNLCLGQVWPAVGNDLSGHPDTTLVLLKLFHSILMHRWQYFYNTSVLRTLGHTDEEESVEHKEELVAILEAFGQALLQPDVNIFRQSLQSLEQLNVRWRLYQRAVFKVHLLQRFLMALFTVLFQQSHNLLADEIATAIHSLASVNIAWFFGHFLPTFLASCEGVDDMQKATLLGNFDKSTDQPTLTRSVLQLISDLRCYQFCRPG; the protein is encoded by the exons ATGTACCTACACTTGG AAACTACAAATGAACGAAAACGTACAATCGAACAAAGTTTCCAAGAGTTCGCAGGGCAGATTAATTCTTGGCGGCCTTGTTTACATTTTCTATCTTCCACTAACAATCATTATGTCAGTATGTTCGCTCTGTCCACCTTGGAG ACGACAATTGGAAGGCGCTGGCCCATTCTCCCGTGGGAGGATAGAGCTCTCACAAGATCGACTTTATATACATTGTCGTTAGAAAGAGGCGTAGCTCCGTTTGTAAGGAACAAAGTAGTCAAACTAGTCGTAGACATTGCAAGGCACGACTGGCCGCATTTTTATCCAGATTTTTACTCAAATATTTTACAG TTATTAAGTCACAAGCACACAAGACTGTTAGGTCTCATCTACTTGAGAACAGCTTCAGAGGAACTGGCTACTCCAAGGGAAGACTTACCGATGCAAAGGAAGAATGAGCTGTTTAGGTTTCTCAGTGCTCAAGTGCCTTTAACTTTGGATACTCTTGCGT TACTTCTGAAAGAAACGACAAAATTGCAAAGTCGCTCTGGGACGGTCACGCCGCCTCCCTCACCCACTAGTGGGCAGACTGTAGCTCCTGCCCGCGCTATTCTCGACGTGGAAGGATTGGCCACGGGAACTAGCGATGTGTGCATAGCAACGCTCGATGTACTAGCGCACCTGTTTAGTTGGATCGAATTATCAGAAGACATCTCGTCGAACTTGCTGGATGCTATTTTTACCTGTGCCAGGTATCACGATGCAATG AATGGCAAACAGATAGAAGTGGCTGTGCAAGCTGTGACCACAATAAATGAACTGTTGTATCGACCACtgtgttctcctgatgtaactGACAGATTGTTAGTAGAAATATTCCAAAATGGTATTACGTTATTTCAGTTTATGGAACGTTTGGATTCCATAGATGAGAG TTACATGGAGAAGCTGACTgaatttttgcaattgttcATAACGAATCATCTGAAGAGAGTCGAATCGTGCCCTAAGTTTCCAGTGAATACGTTATTAGAAGTCTTGTGCCATCACACGTTTCAGCAATGCTCAACAGTGAATGGATATCTAAGATGCTTAGATGTTTGGACCACTCTGTTAGAGAGCTCACAATCTCGATATTCGCCGGTAGCGTTAGCCCTTGCCGAGCGAGTGCTCCAGAAGATGAGTTTCAAACTTAATCCGCGAATGCTCAAGGATCTCGACACGGAAAGTTTGGATGAAAAT GAAGAAACAGAATGGCAACATTTCTTAAGATGCAATATAGAATGTTTAGCAAAAGTGGCAGACATTTCTCCGATTCCAGTTTTTACATTACTG TATCGTTCTTGGAGGGAGGGATTGATAATATTTGGAGAGTTGGGTGCTGCCATTTCTAATAATCAAGTAGTTTTGTTAAACGATTCGGAGGCTTCAAATGTACACGCGCATTTGCGAGATCTGGCTTCCACCACCCAAGCATTAGCTAGATTATATGCACTCTTTCtgg GGGATGAGCACAGCATTGATCAGTCACTAGCCGAGGAAGTAGTGTCACAGACATTGGATGCGTGCAAATTCGCCAAGACTAATCAGTTATTCAAAGCATCATTGCAACCACCGGCAATTGTAATAGATCTCATAGAAGT TCATTCACAGTTGTTGGCATCGCTGCAAGCATGGTGTCATTGGATAGCGAACAGGTCAGAGAAGATTAAAGAGTCACTTTGTCAGCGTTGCATTGATTCATGCATTTTAGCATTAGATTGTACTACGTTCTGTGATAACCCTCCACCGGCAAGTCTGACCCATTCTGCGACACATCTTTTCCAAAGCATCACTGCTATTTTAAAACCCATTTTGTGGGACGAGCCTACCTTCAGGAGCTTAATTTCCATGGTAACGTACCCGTTTTTGAAGCCCGATACAATAAAAGTACTGCGAAGGGCTTTAGCAAATGCAATTGTTCTACCACATGGTGATGGCATTATTAGGGAAAGACTACTAG gTACCATGGTGTCAACGTTATCTACGCCTTTGGGTTCGGAAGGACAACCTGCACCTTCGGAATCCACGATTTCAATGACAGTAGTGCCATTAACTCAGTTACTAGAAGACTGTTCCTCGTCATCTACGACGATCAAAAAGATGTTGCATTCCTGTTTGGGGACAACGATAAACCGAACGTTAGAACTGTTGCCATATATGATAAGGTGTCAAAGTATATGCGAAATCTTACTTAGCTTTCTGCATTCAGTATTTTCAGTATTACAGCAACAATTAGGCCCTGAGTTTACTCAGAACGCGGTTCAAGGGATATTGCACATTTATACCAG GGAGAACATATCCGCGGGACCCGCATTAGACCAATTGTTAGAGATCCTGATATTAGTTGTGTCTGCGCCCAGCAGTGCATTTAAAGCATTCGTTCCTTCGGTGACTAACTTGTGCTTAGGCCAAGTATGGCCAGCTGTGGGGAATGATCTTAGCGGCCACCCAGACACCACGCTTGttcttttaaaactttttcACAG CATACTTATGCACCGATggcaatatttttataacaCCTCCGTATTACGCACTCTTGGCCATACCGATGAAGAGGAATCAGTCGAGCACAAGGAAGAATTGGTGGCAATTTTGGAGGCCTTCGGTCAAGCCCTTCTTCAACCAGACGTCAACATATTCCGCCAAAGTTTACAAAGTCTAGAGCAGTTGAACGTACGATGGCGACTTTATCAGCGAGCAGTGTTCAAGGTTCATTTGCTCCAGAGATTCCTGATGGCGTTATTCACCGTTCTGTTCCAACA ATCTCACAATTTGTTGGCGGATGAAATTGCGACGGCCATACACAGTTTAGCATCCGTTAATATAGCATGGTTTTTTGGGCATTTCCTGCCTACGTTCTTGGCAAGCTGCGAAGGAGTGGACGATATGCAGAAAGCCACGCTGTTAGGGAATTTTGACAAGTCCACG gATCAGCCGACCTTAACCAGGTCCGTCCTTCAACTTATCTCTGATCTGAGATGTTATCAGTTTTGTCGACCCGGCTGA